In Trichocoleus sp., the following are encoded in one genomic region:
- a CDS encoding DUF3352 domain-containing protein, with protein sequence MKRRPFFSFLAAIVLVLLSASAVGAVWLTAKSPLRLAQGRVVESPDAAIFVSRQAPLMLSLQVNPDRLKTFNLAKTPLTERGQIQAQFDRWQRDLLGDVRLSYADDIAPWAGDEITIALMNADVDRNETNGRQPGYLLAVKIADPAQATASIQRFWRQQSIGRTELTSEPYAGVKLVYTKSPDQAAASVTTAIVSDQFVLFANYPKVLREALNNIQVPELSLGEDEAYQRAVNQLPDRRIGIAFLNVPQFASLLRSETQEGDRPKAQSLIAALQLAPAGILADTTLLVSEEQPIDRHQPALTKPVAALKSIPAVSSLVAAGTDLDAFWQQVIQGSEQGLLLNTQLQAFVQTLQTQWGIDIATDLFPWMRGEFALGLVPRSDRPQPDWIFVTERSTATDAEVAHLNAIADERGMSNGSFKLGEQEIFAWTKLMPIAAANRSAMHPLSLEATVQGLRTRLGNYEIFATSIEAMSQALNAVQNSILDQPNFQQAIELLPPQNNGYVYADWSTLKNQLNSLQPIERLEQTLKPFFADLQAIILTSDSSDGTRYHAKALMRFREEA encoded by the coding sequence ATGAAGCGTCGTCCTTTTTTCTCCTTCCTGGCTGCAATCGTCCTGGTGTTGCTCTCTGCAAGTGCAGTGGGGGCAGTTTGGCTGACGGCAAAAAGTCCACTGCGTCTCGCGCAAGGTCGAGTGGTTGAAAGCCCTGATGCAGCAATTTTTGTCTCCCGGCAAGCTCCATTGATGCTCTCGCTCCAGGTCAACCCCGATCGCCTTAAAACCTTCAATTTGGCAAAAACGCCGCTGACTGAACGAGGGCAAATTCAAGCTCAGTTCGATCGCTGGCAGCGAGATCTTCTGGGAGATGTGCGGCTGAGTTATGCAGACGATATTGCACCCTGGGCAGGAGATGAAATCACGATTGCTTTGATGAATGCAGACGTCGATCGCAATGAGACAAATGGGCGACAGCCGGGTTATCTGCTTGCAGTGAAAATTGCTGATCCAGCACAGGCAACAGCTTCCATTCAGCGGTTCTGGCGACAGCAATCCATCGGACGAACAGAGCTTACTTCAGAACCTTATGCGGGCGTCAAGCTGGTTTACACCAAATCGCCGGATCAGGCAGCCGCTTCCGTGACAACGGCGATCGTGAGCGATCAGTTTGTGCTGTTTGCGAACTACCCGAAAGTGCTGCGCGAAGCACTCAACAATATTCAGGTTCCAGAACTGAGCCTGGGTGAAGATGAAGCCTACCAAAGAGCCGTTAACCAACTGCCCGATCGCCGAATTGGGATTGCTTTTCTTAACGTGCCGCAATTTGCCAGCTTGCTGCGTTCTGAAACCCAAGAGGGCGATCGTCCCAAGGCTCAATCGCTGATTGCAGCCCTCCAGCTTGCCCCAGCAGGAATTTTGGCAGATACGACGCTGCTGGTCTCAGAAGAACAGCCAATCGATCGCCACCAACCTGCGCTAACAAAACCTGTTGCTGCACTGAAATCCATTCCAGCTGTGAGTTCGCTGGTGGCAGCCGGAACTGATCTGGATGCGTTTTGGCAGCAGGTAATTCAGGGGTCAGAACAGGGGTTACTGCTCAACACTCAACTGCAAGCTTTTGTTCAAACGCTGCAAACGCAGTGGGGCATTGATATAGCCACAGATTTGTTTCCCTGGATGCGCGGTGAGTTTGCGCTTGGTCTGGTTCCTCGCAGCGATCGCCCTCAGCCCGACTGGATTTTTGTGACAGAACGATCAACCGCAACAGATGCTGAAGTGGCTCACCTAAACGCCATTGCAGATGAACGAGGCATGAGCAACGGCTCTTTTAAGCTGGGAGAACAAGAAATTTTTGCCTGGACAAAGCTGATGCCGATCGCTGCTGCAAACCGAAGTGCAATGCATCCGCTCAGCCTGGAAGCAACTGTGCAGGGACTCCGAACCAGACTCGGCAACTATGAAATTTTTGCCACTTCGATCGAAGCAATGAGTCAGGCATTGAATGCAGTCCAAAACTCAATTCTGGATCAGCCCAATTTCCAACAAGCGATCGAGCTGCTGCCACCTCAAAATAATGGCTATGTTTATGCAGATTGGTCAACGTTGAAGAATCAACTCAACTCGCTGCAACCGATCGAACGATTGGAACAAACCCTAAAGCCCTTCTTTGCAGATCTGCAAGCGATTATATTGACCAGTGACAGCAGTGATGGAACGAGATATCACGCCAAAGCATTGATGCGATTTCGGGAAGAGGCATAG
- a CDS encoding CAP domain-containing protein, producing the protein MVNWASTKTRSLNSQPIRSVAATGELRGLAQERPFPTKARSLKRAASSGLAALERSVLQKINQFRQQKGLSSLSSNASMTQQARQHSQDMANRSALSHDGFEGRVRTISASIPYKAAAENVAYNQGFSNPVGQAVNSWLKSPGHLENIMGNYNITGIGVGKNPQGEFYFTQIFVRR; encoded by the coding sequence ATGGTGAATTGGGCATCGACAAAAACTCGATCGCTAAATTCTCAGCCAATTCGTTCTGTTGCAGCAACAGGCGAGTTAAGAGGACTGGCTCAAGAAAGGCCTTTTCCTACCAAAGCACGCTCACTCAAACGGGCAGCTTCTTCCGGTCTAGCGGCTTTAGAACGATCGGTCTTGCAAAAAATCAACCAATTCCGCCAACAGAAGGGACTATCATCACTCAGTTCAAATGCAAGCATGACCCAGCAAGCACGCCAGCACAGCCAGGACATGGCAAATCGCTCTGCTTTAAGTCATGACGGTTTCGAGGGTCGAGTTAGAACAATCAGTGCCTCAATTCCCTACAAAGCAGCAGCCGAGAACGTAGCCTATAACCAGGGGTTCAGCAATCCGGTTGGTCAAGCCGTCAATAGCTGGCTTAAAAGCCCAGGACATTTGGAAAACATCATGGGAAACTACAACATCACCGGCATTGGGGTTGGCAAAAATCCTCAAGGTGAGTTTTACTTTACGCAAATTTTTGTTCGTCGCTAA
- a CDS encoding SDR family NAD(P)-dependent oxidoreductase translates to MFEARESIFAGNRFFQALVVGANRGIGLGFVQYLLQNDRAGKIYATYRETVSPDLAALLTQYPDRLTLLAMDITHEAQVVQAIEQIQQHSRQLHLVLYCVGILHQGSLQPEKSLQQIHPDQLLQYFQLNSIGAILLAKHILPLLKHDDRSVFASISAKVGSIGDNQLGGWYGYRASKAALNMLMRTAAIEYSRKSPKTLVVMLHPGTTDTQLSKPFQRNVPPEKLFSIERTVSQLWSVIEGLQPDDSGKFFSWDGSQLPW, encoded by the coding sequence GTGTTTGAAGCAAGAGAGTCCATATTTGCAGGAAATCGCTTTTTTCAGGCACTTGTGGTTGGGGCGAATCGAGGCATTGGTTTAGGCTTTGTTCAGTATCTTCTGCAAAATGATCGCGCTGGAAAAATCTACGCCACCTATCGAGAAACTGTCTCCCCCGACCTCGCCGCCCTCCTGACCCAATACCCCGATCGCTTAACGCTGCTGGCAATGGATATTACTCATGAAGCACAGGTTGTACAGGCGATCGAGCAAATTCAGCAGCATAGCCGCCAGCTCCATCTTGTTCTCTACTGTGTCGGTATTCTCCATCAGGGCAGTCTTCAGCCAGAAAAAAGCCTTCAGCAGATTCACCCGGATCAGCTCTTGCAGTATTTTCAGCTCAACAGTATTGGGGCTATCTTGTTGGCAAAACATATCCTGCCCTTACTGAAACATGACGATCGCAGCGTCTTCGCCAGTATTTCTGCCAAAGTTGGCAGCATTGGTGATAACCAGCTAGGCGGATGGTATGGCTATCGTGCTTCAAAAGCTGCATTAAACATGCTGATGCGAACAGCAGCGATTGAATATAGCCGTAAAAGTCCTAAAACTCTAGTCGTTATGCTGCATCCAGGCACAACCGATACGCAGCTATCCAAACCCTTTCAGCGCAACGTTCCTCCTGAAAAGCTCTTTTCAATTGAACGAACCGTGAGCCAATTATGGAGCGTGATTGAGGGATTGCAGCCTGATGATAGCGGCAAGTTTTTTTCCTGGGATGGTAGTCAACTGCCCTGGTAA
- a CDS encoding GspE/PulE family protein: MHPAPLVPSAWQRLRNQEMTCEQALKLLVNEQGMVNLYLLDREVSYRFLREFPEPSTLPPVMPLLLWRNCFYLGSPVNLTEDEIRGLSDRTLTEIKIISISDKSYRAWFHTHNLDHSRIDANPLVNPLTGEVETEDIAEVTEMYLSKAADQISRIKTIISGALRNRASDIHLEPVTEGLRVRYRIDGILRDITTLPPEVSRRAIVALKVMCDMDIGESRRPQDARIGERYSLGQVADLGLDMRVSTLPCVGGEKAVIRLLPRENPFNSIDELGFTARTTAIYKHWLRQPQGMIIFTGPTGSGKTSTLYTSLQAIATEYVNVVTVEDPVEYILPRITQTQVHEAAGMTFAAGLRAILRQDPDIVMVGEIRDAETAETAVRAALTGHLVLTTLHTNDAASAIPRLKDIGPDPGLISDALLGIVAQRLVRRVCPHCAAPYHPTEADLKALRLSPQQAYVDRWQRGSGCSRCFNSGYLGREALIELIHVDDAIRQIIYEGTMTQLHHHLRQINYNSFRLAAIEKVTTGETTIDEVLRVLPHSALQRFAQDEKEVEVSGPDVVSVARSLHSEPRFP; the protein is encoded by the coding sequence ATGCACCCTGCCCCTTTGGTTCCCTCGGCATGGCAACGGCTCCGAAATCAGGAAATGACCTGTGAGCAAGCCTTAAAGTTATTGGTGAATGAGCAAGGAATGGTCAATCTCTATTTGCTCGATCGAGAAGTGAGCTATCGGTTTTTGCGAGAATTTCCTGAGCCAAGTACGCTCCCTCCAGTCATGCCGCTGCTGCTTTGGCGCAATTGTTTTTATCTGGGTAGCCCAGTTAACTTGACGGAGGATGAGATCCGGGGATTGAGCGATCGAACGCTCACAGAGATCAAAATTATCTCCATTTCGGATAAGAGCTATCGCGCCTGGTTTCACACGCACAACCTCGATCATTCCCGCATTGATGCCAATCCGCTGGTCAATCCTCTGACGGGGGAGGTGGAAACAGAGGATATCGCCGAAGTGACGGAGATGTATCTCTCCAAAGCAGCGGATCAAATTAGCCGGATTAAAACAATTATTTCGGGGGCATTGCGGAACCGCGCCAGCGACATTCACCTGGAGCCTGTGACAGAGGGGTTGCGAGTTCGCTACCGGATTGATGGAATCTTGCGAGACATCACGACATTGCCACCAGAGGTTAGTCGGCGGGCGATCGTTGCCTTGAAGGTAATGTGCGATATGGATATTGGTGAGAGCCGTCGTCCCCAGGATGCGCGAATTGGCGAACGCTACAGTTTAGGGCAAGTGGCAGATCTGGGGTTGGATATGCGCGTTAGTACGCTTCCTTGTGTAGGTGGCGAGAAAGCAGTCATTCGACTCCTGCCGCGTGAGAATCCGTTTAACAGCATTGATGAGTTGGGCTTTACGGCTCGGACGACTGCCATCTACAAACACTGGCTACGACAGCCGCAGGGCATGATTATCTTCACGGGTCCGACGGGTTCTGGAAAAACCAGCACGCTTTATACGAGCCTCCAAGCCATTGCAACAGAATATGTGAACGTTGTGACGGTTGAAGATCCGGTGGAGTATATTTTGCCGCGCATCACCCAGACTCAGGTTCATGAAGCTGCCGGAATGACCTTTGCTGCTGGACTACGAGCCATTTTGCGTCAAGACCCAGATATTGTAATGGTGGGCGAAATTCGGGATGCTGAAACGGCTGAAACTGCTGTTCGCGCTGCTCTAACTGGACATTTAGTATTAACCACGCTTCACACAAATGATGCTGCCAGTGCAATTCCGCGCCTGAAAGATATTGGTCCTGATCCAGGGCTGATCAGCGATGCGCTTCTAGGGATTGTGGCACAGCGCCTGGTGCGGCGAGTTTGTCCTCACTGTGCGGCACCCTATCATCCGACTGAAGCTGATCTGAAAGCTTTGCGTCTCAGCCCTCAGCAGGCATATGTCGATCGCTGGCAACGGGGAAGCGGTTGTTCTCGCTGCTTCAATTCAGGATATCTAGGACGAGAAGCCTTGATTGAATTAATTCATGTGGATGATGCAATTCGGCAAATCATCTATGAGGGAACAATGACCCAACTACATCACCATCTGCGCCAGATTAACTACAACTCGTTTCGGCTGGCGGCGATCGAAAAAGTAACCACAGGAGAAACCACGATCGACGAAGTGCTGCGAGTTTTACCCCACAGCGCATTACAGCGTTTTGCTCAAGATGAAAAAGAGGTTGAGGTTTCGGGGCCGGACGTAGTATCTGTTGCTCGATCGCTTCATTCCGAACCCCGATTCCCTTAG
- a CDS encoding SUMF1/EgtB/PvdO family nonheme iron enzyme: MPGQLLNGRYKILERLSEPIWGTTYLATSQSADAQKETQKYVIRALSFAGNPLHLGRIAAIEQAVLALQHCGEHLQIPRLLDHQIVEQKLYLVRDYVAGNTIRQEIQPGQRQSEAVVTELLKDVLEILVFVHQNQIVHGNLKPENLIRGADRKLACVDFGHILSLCTATVTSTEICPIVMGQPGYLAPEQARGILHPASDLYALGMIGIEALTGVAPHRLPEAPQTGTVQWRDRAQVSDRLAEFLDRLINNRYQLRFATAMEALQALLTQAMVLPAIPPSLVSQPTSIAASPAPAPALFSPTNSASTPSIQTEQFEFETAILVPLKQGMFAKASYDLKRSQVQSECFIEPLGKEVALEMVLIPGGTFLMGSASRDKDRSHNEMPQHFVTIRPFFMSKFPITQAQWRAVATLPQVNQELVRDPAEFSGLERAIESVSWEDAIEFCARLSQKTGKSYSLPSEAAWEYACRAGTSTAFYFGDAITPAVVNCAHDGIDRHLPVNVGTYPANAFGLYEMHGNMWEWCLDHWHDDYRDAPTDGSAWLSQNELSPRTVRGGSWHSKPTYCRSASRDRCKQDARSNLVGFRVVIMT; this comes from the coding sequence ATGCCGGGACAACTGCTAAACGGACGGTACAAGATTCTTGAGCGGCTGAGTGAGCCTATCTGGGGTACGACTTATTTGGCAACTAGTCAATCAGCAGATGCTCAGAAAGAAACGCAAAAATACGTGATTCGTGCACTGTCTTTTGCCGGGAATCCGCTGCATCTGGGAAGAATTGCGGCGATTGAACAGGCAGTTTTAGCCTTACAGCATTGTGGTGAGCATCTGCAAATTCCTCGTTTGCTAGATCATCAAATCGTCGAGCAAAAGCTCTATCTGGTGCGGGACTATGTGGCAGGAAATACGATCAGGCAGGAAATTCAACCCGGACAGCGACAGAGCGAAGCAGTCGTTACAGAACTCTTAAAGGATGTGCTGGAGATTCTGGTTTTTGTCCATCAAAATCAGATTGTTCACGGAAATCTTAAACCCGAAAACTTGATTCGTGGCGCTGATCGCAAGCTGGCTTGTGTGGATTTTGGTCACATCCTCTCGCTTTGCACTGCCACCGTTACCTCAACCGAAATCTGCCCGATCGTCATGGGTCAACCGGGGTATTTAGCGCCTGAACAGGCAAGGGGCATCCTGCATCCTGCCAGTGACCTGTATGCGCTTGGTATGATCGGGATTGAGGCATTAACTGGGGTTGCACCTCATCGACTTCCAGAAGCTCCTCAAACGGGTACAGTGCAGTGGCGCGATCGAGCCCAAGTCAGCGATCGATTGGCTGAGTTTCTTGATCGGCTGATCAACAATCGATATCAGCTGCGATTTGCGACTGCGATGGAAGCACTCCAAGCCCTACTAACGCAGGCAATGGTTCTTCCTGCCATCCCCCCTTCCCTGGTGTCACAGCCCACTTCGATCGCCGCTAGTCCTGCGCCTGCGCCAGCTTTATTCTCACCAACCAATTCAGCGTCAACTCCATCGATTCAAACAGAGCAATTTGAGTTTGAAACTGCAATTCTGGTGCCGCTAAAGCAGGGTATGTTTGCCAAAGCTTCCTATGATCTGAAACGCAGCCAGGTTCAAAGCGAATGCTTCATCGAGCCACTGGGCAAAGAGGTGGCACTGGAGATGGTGCTTATTCCGGGTGGCACATTTCTAATGGGTTCAGCAAGCCGTGACAAAGACCGATCGCATAATGAAATGCCGCAGCACTTTGTCACCATCCGTCCTTTTTTCATGAGCAAATTCCCGATCACACAGGCACAGTGGCGAGCCGTGGCTACACTACCACAAGTTAACCAGGAGCTTGTGCGTGACCCAGCCGAGTTTTCCGGGTTAGAGCGGGCGATCGAGTCGGTTTCTTGGGAGGATGCGATCGAATTTTGTGCTCGTCTATCCCAAAAAACAGGAAAGTCTTATTCCTTGCCCAGCGAGGCAGCCTGGGAATATGCTTGTCGGGCTGGAACCAGTACCGCCTTTTATTTCGGTGACGCGATCACCCCTGCGGTTGTCAATTGTGCTCATGATGGGATTGATCGCCATTTACCAGTCAATGTTGGGACCTATCCCGCAAATGCCTTCGGACTCTACGAAATGCATGGCAATATGTGGGAATGGTGCCTAGACCACTGGCATGACGACTATCGAGATGCGCCAACCGATGGCAGTGCCTGGCTATCTCAGAACGAATTGAGTCCTCGGACGGTTCGAGGTGGCTCCTGGCACAGCAAACCCACCTACTGCCGTTCTGCCAGCCGCGATCGATGCAAACAAGACGCAAGAAGCAACCTCGTTGGATTTCGCGTGGTTATCATGACCTGA
- a CDS encoding DUF4347 domain-containing protein — translation MNNSTLSKLVFIDSTVEGYQSLVAGVTDATEVFVLSPVQNGVEQITEILKHRHQVDSLHIVSHGAPGCLYLGNGQLSLDSLSEYLPQLQLWSAALAPSASILLYGCNVAMGDAGSEFVEQLHAITQVNIAASRTLTGNADRGGNWDLEVSTGTVAPIAFHAETLVSYPGVLADFDISTNTPVLFANTNNASVGWAFANNLGVDPLGQLNNTSGLGVFASGPAIDRAGLVLILNGTTFAPSTNIVDVTGNTLTASGTSNGLNVSLEYDANPDFPVMRTFASFTNSSSTAVTIPVKWATNVGTNAGTIIVTSSSGDTAFDTSDRWVITDDAAGPSVGNGFPPGSITSVLYGFGTPTVTTKSVSQTVFTDGNGSDVGVLGDYDITIPANSTRSLLFFNGIRLYSSAIAGTPASDNNAQTLAANFDSLATLQSTTLLNNLTDRELAETLNWDINKPQITVTPSSSTLTTTEAGGTATFQVALSGVQPSSDVTLNLTSTNTAEGTVPASITFTAANWNTPQTVTITGVDDTVVDGNVNYAIRAAVASQDSLYSPITLTDIAVTNQDNDTATTPVTPVTPVTPVTPVTPVTPVTPTTPTVTNLSLVGAGGNDVLTGGAGNDALTGGFGADAMTGGAGADSFRYGSLKESTLKSLDRIVDFSTTQGDKLSLSTLPKGLFYSGKEKGSLTKAAQSAFQDKDQRKAGNQALKGNEAVFFKLGSRTFLAVNDGKSPFSAKQDLLVECTGMEFKAGDTKAGKLSVATYFG, via the coding sequence ATGAACAATTCAACTTTGTCTAAGCTAGTTTTCATTGATTCAACCGTTGAGGGCTATCAGAGCCTCGTTGCTGGCGTCACAGACGCAACAGAAGTTTTTGTTCTTAGCCCCGTTCAAAATGGTGTTGAGCAAATCACTGAGATCCTTAAGCATCGTCATCAGGTTGACAGTCTGCATATTGTTTCTCATGGTGCACCCGGTTGTTTATACCTGGGTAATGGCCAACTGAGCCTAGATAGCTTGAGTGAATACCTGCCTCAACTACAACTGTGGTCAGCAGCTCTAGCACCTTCTGCTTCTATTCTGCTCTATGGCTGTAATGTGGCAATGGGCGATGCAGGCAGCGAATTTGTCGAACAACTTCATGCCATTACTCAAGTCAATATTGCTGCCTCACGGACGCTGACCGGAAATGCCGATCGCGGTGGAAACTGGGATTTAGAAGTTAGCACTGGAACCGTTGCGCCGATCGCTTTTCACGCTGAAACCCTGGTCAGTTATCCGGGTGTGTTAGCAGATTTCGATATTTCCACCAACACTCCTGTTTTATTTGCTAACACCAATAATGCTTCGGTCGGTTGGGCGTTTGCAAACAACTTAGGCGTTGATCCATTGGGGCAGCTCAACAATACATCTGGATTGGGTGTATTTGCCTCGGGACCCGCAATTGACAGAGCAGGGTTAGTTCTAATTTTGAACGGCACAACCTTTGCACCTAGCACTAACATTGTCGACGTCACCGGAAACACGCTGACCGCAAGTGGAACCTCTAACGGCTTAAATGTCTCCCTGGAATACGACGCCAATCCTGATTTTCCGGTAATGCGGACGTTTGCCAGCTTTACCAATTCCTCCAGCACAGCAGTTACCATCCCCGTGAAATGGGCAACAAACGTGGGTACAAATGCTGGAACCATCATCGTCACCAGCAGCAGCGGCGATACCGCCTTCGACACCAGCGATCGATGGGTAATCACGGATGATGCAGCTGGCCCAAGCGTTGGTAATGGTTTCCCACCTGGTTCAATTACTTCTGTGCTGTACGGCTTTGGTACACCCACCGTTACAACAAAGTCTGTTAGCCAAACAGTCTTCACGGATGGTAACGGGTCCGACGTTGGTGTTTTAGGCGACTACGACATCACGATTCCAGCAAACTCCACCCGATCGCTGCTGTTCTTCAACGGCATCAGACTCTACTCTTCTGCAATTGCAGGAACTCCTGCCAGCGATAATAATGCTCAAACACTTGCAGCTAACTTTGACAGCCTGGCTACGCTGCAATCGACCACGTTGCTGAACAATTTGACCGATCGCGAACTTGCAGAAACCCTGAACTGGGACATCAACAAACCTCAGATCACTGTCACCCCCAGTTCCAGCACCCTGACCACTACTGAAGCAGGCGGCACTGCAACATTCCAGGTTGCTCTGAGCGGAGTTCAGCCAAGTTCGGACGTTACCCTAAACCTGACCAGCACTAACACCGCTGAAGGAACTGTTCCGGCTTCAATTACATTCACGGCTGCAAACTGGAATACGCCACAGACCGTCACAATTACTGGTGTTGATGATACCGTCGTTGACGGAAACGTGAATTACGCGATTCGTGCTGCGGTAGCGAGCCAAGATAGCCTCTACTCTCCCATTACGCTGACAGATATTGCTGTTACGAACCAGGATAACGACACGGCAACCACACCTGTCACGCCTGTCACGCCTGTCACACCTGTCACGCCTGTCACGCCTGTCACGCCTGTCACGCCAACAACCCCCACAGTGACAAATCTCTCGCTTGTCGGTGCAGGTGGCAACGATGTGCTAACGGGTGGAGCGGGTAATGATGCGCTAACGGGTGGATTCGGCGCAGATGCAATGACGGGTGGAGCTGGAGCAGATTCTTTCCGATACGGGTCATTGAAGGAATCGACCTTGAAGAGCCTCGATCGCATCGTCGATTTCAGCACCACTCAAGGGGATAAGTTGAGCCTGTCTACCCTGCCCAAAGGCTTGTTCTATTCTGGCAAGGAGAAAGGTAGCCTGACTAAGGCAGCACAATCGGCATTCCAGGACAAAGACCAGCGCAAGGCAGGCAATCAGGCACTCAAGGGCAACGAAGCGGTCTTCTTCAAGCTGGGCAGCCGCACGTTCCTCGCTGTCAACGATGGCAAATCGCCTTTCTCAGCGAAGCAAGATTTGCTGGTTGAATGCACTGGGATGGAGTTCAAAGCAGGAGATACGAAGGCAGGCAAGCTGAGCGTAGCGACCTACTTTGGATAA